In Candidatus Nanoarchaeia archaeon, the sequence ACAGAGGGTCGCCCCCTTCGGGGGTGTCAGCAAACACAAACGCCATCGCAAGCGAGCCCGATGCCGTATGACTTTCTACTGAGCCCCCAACAAATCCATAAAGTTTAAATACTACCTGTTTACTACATATCGTATTGGTTTACTCTAAATCAACAGAAAGGTGAAAAACATGAGATTTGACCCATTTGAGGAGATAGCAAGGATGCATGAAGAGATGGACAGGGTATTTGCAAGGATGTTTAAGAGCCATAAGAGCAAGGAATTGCAATGGAGCAGCTTCAGGTCTCCTGTGTCTGATCTGAAGGAGACAGAAAAAGGCATTGTAGCTTCGATTGAGCTGCCAGGGGTCGATAAAGACGGCATTGAGCTCAATGTGACTGATACCAGCATAGAGGTTAAGGCTGAAAACAGGATAGAGAAGAAGCATGAGAAAGAAGGCTTCTCAAGCTACGAAAACAGGATGTCCAAATTCTATAGGAGGATCCCACTCCCGAGTGAGATCGATGCAAGCCAGGCAAAGGCATCCTTCAAAAATGGCATACTCAGGATCGAGGCTCCGAAGTTAAAGGAACTTGAGCACAAAAGAAAAAGGGTTCAGATCGAGTGACGATGAAAGCAAAAGGTTCAGCGAAGCCCCAGGAGGATAAGGAGTATAGCGGTGGGGGTACAAAAGAGACAAAAGAGGATACTCTGGAGGAGAAGCCCGTGCCTACCCCTCTCGCAGAA encodes:
- a CDS encoding Hsp20/alpha crystallin family protein, producing the protein MRFDPFEEIARMHEEMDRVFARMFKSHKSKELQWSSFRSPVSDLKETEKGIVASIELPGVDKDGIELNVTDTSIEVKAENRIEKKHEKEGFSSYENRMSKFYRRIPLPSEIDASQAKASFKNGILRIEAPKLKELEHKRKRVQIE